The Sphingobacterium lactis sequence TGGTCATTCTGTTCTCCAGTGGAATCCGGCTGGTAATCTTGTCCAGTGTCTCTTCCGGATTTGGTAAGGTCTTGATCCATTTTTCGTACTGCGGGGTCATGCATTCCGCCACGATCACCGAATTCACACGGATGCCGTACGGTAAGAGCTCCACGGCCCATTCCCGCGTCAGGGCATTCCGACCGCCATTGGCAGCAGCATATCCCGACGTACCACCCTGCCCCGTTTCGGCAGTCTTGGAACTGATGTTCAAAATCGCACCTTTGTTCTTCTTCAACTCCGGCAGGCAATACTGTGCCATCAGGTAATAGTGAATCAGGGTGTTGTGCAAGGCTTCTACAAATCCTTCATAACTGCCATGCTCCAATCCGATCCCATCATTGAGACCCGCATTGTTGACCAACCCGTCAATACGGCCAAACTCTGCCAGCACCGCATCCACAGCCTTGCGGCATTCGTCGGGTTTGCTCAATTCCGCAGCCACGGAAAAAGCTTTTCCGCCCTTCTCCTCAATCTCCGCCTGCACACGGAGGTTATCCGCTTGTTTGCGGCCAATGATTACGGGAATGGCGTCTTCACGCGCAAGCGATTCCACGATCCCTTTCCCGATTCCCTTCGCTCCACCTGTAACCAGGATAATTTTATCTGTTAAGTTTAAGTTCATCTCTTTTATTTTAGCCCGTAGAATTTCACTGCATTATCTCCCCAGAACCCAGCGAGTTCCTCACTGGAGAAGTCGCGCAGGTGATGTTCGACGATGTTTAATGAATCGCTGTACTCGCCCGCCAAGAGGCATACCGGCCAATCGGAACCGAATACCAAGCGGCCCTTGCCGAAGCAGCCGAATACATGCTCGAGGTACTCGGTAAAGTGATCCAATTTCCAATGTTTCCAATCGGCTTCGGTGCCCAGTCCCGACACTTTGCAATGGACATTGGAAAAGGAAGCCAGTTTTTCTATAAAAGCCGCCCATGCAGAAAATTCCTGCGTCTTGATGGGCGGTTTGGCGAT is a genomic window containing:
- a CDS encoding SDR family oxidoreductase, with protein sequence MNLNLTDKIILVTGGAKGIGKGIVESLAREDAIPVIIGRKQADNLRVQAEIEEKGGKAFSVAAELSKPDECRKAVDAVLAEFGRIDGLVNNAGLNDGIGLEHGSYEGFVEALHNTLIHYYLMAQYCLPELKKNKGAILNISSKTAETGQGGTSGYAAANGGRNALTREWAVELLPYGIRVNSVIVAECMTPQYEKWIKTLPNPEETLDKITSRIPLENRMTTVEEIADMSVFLLSDRSSHTTGQLIHVDGGYVHLDRALINDQ